In Anaerolineales bacterium, one DNA window encodes the following:
- the ppk1 gene encoding polyphosphate kinase 1 has product MTVIDLSAPSLYINRELSMLEFQRRVLEEARDESNPLLERLKFLAIFGSNMDEFFMVRVSGIRKQVEAGVLEISPDGMTPRDELAAIRKLAQELYQDAQQCFQRKLLPKLEKAGIHVLEYQKLSKVQKERADKYFRDVVYPVLTPLALDPGHPFPHISNMSLNLAIVIRDKKGNEKFARLKMPGTLPRLIPVKRSSGSARKDGTIPHHHYFVWLEQVVAANLQDLFPGLEVAAAYPFRVVRDADVEIQELEADDLLETMQQSIRRRKFLSVVQMAMHTTMPDEVRGLLMENLEVTSNDVYVLNHPLGFAHLMELYNNVERHDLKYPPYKPRTPKALRFIEKPGDIFEAIRAGNILLHHPYDSFAPVIDFLNAAARDPDVLAIKQTVYRVGSNAPVVAALLEAVERGKQVAVLVELKARFDEESNIGWARALEQAGVHVVYGLVGLKTHCKTTMVVHKEGEGIRRYLHLATGNYNAVTSRIYEDFGMFTCDEDMGADATDLFNYLTGYSTKQSYRKLLVAPVNLRENIEALIKREIEHARAGQNARLIFKMNSLVDKGMIQLLYEASQAGVKADLLVRGMCCLRPGIKGVSENIRVISVVGRYLEHSRLYYFQNNGEEEIYLGSADLMPRNLNHRVEVVFPVEDKKHIRYLRAKVLEVYFKDNIRARFLNADGSYTRAAPNSDDKPFDVQSHLIGN; this is encoded by the coding sequence ATGACCGTCATTGACCTTTCCGCCCCCTCCCTCTACATCAACCGCGAACTCAGCATGTTGGAGTTCCAGCGCCGCGTGCTGGAGGAGGCGCGCGATGAGAGCAACCCGTTGCTCGAACGGCTGAAGTTCCTCGCCATCTTCGGATCCAACATGGACGAGTTCTTCATGGTGCGCGTCTCGGGCATCCGCAAGCAGGTCGAGGCGGGTGTGCTGGAAATCTCACCCGACGGTATGACCCCGCGTGACGAACTCGCCGCCATCCGCAAACTCGCGCAGGAACTATACCAGGACGCCCAGCAGTGCTTCCAGCGCAAACTCCTGCCCAAACTGGAAAAGGCCGGGATTCATGTCCTCGAATATCAGAAACTGAGCAAGGTCCAGAAGGAACGCGCCGATAAATACTTCAGGGATGTTGTTTATCCGGTTCTGACTCCGCTTGCGCTTGATCCAGGCCATCCGTTCCCTCACATCTCGAACATGAGTCTCAACCTCGCCATCGTCATCCGCGATAAAAAGGGGAATGAGAAATTTGCGCGCCTTAAAATGCCTGGCACGTTGCCGCGCCTGATCCCCGTCAAACGCTCGTCGGGGAGTGCGCGCAAGGATGGCACCATCCCGCATCATCATTACTTCGTCTGGCTGGAGCAGGTCGTCGCCGCGAATTTGCAGGACCTGTTCCCCGGGTTGGAGGTCGCCGCCGCGTATCCCTTCCGCGTGGTGCGCGATGCGGATGTGGAGATTCAGGAACTCGAAGCTGATGACCTGCTGGAGACCATGCAGCAGAGCATCCGCAGGCGCAAATTCCTCTCGGTGGTGCAGATGGCGATGCATACCACCATGCCCGACGAGGTCCGTGGATTGCTGATGGAAAACCTCGAAGTTACCAGCAATGACGTATATGTCCTGAACCATCCGCTGGGGTTCGCGCACCTGATGGAGTTGTACAATAACGTCGAACGCCATGACCTGAAATATCCGCCCTACAAACCGCGCACGCCGAAGGCGCTCCGTTTCATCGAGAAGCCGGGTGATATTTTCGAGGCCATCCGTGCCGGGAACATCCTGCTCCATCACCCGTATGATTCCTTCGCGCCTGTCATTGACTTTCTCAACGCCGCCGCGCGGGACCCCGACGTGCTGGCCATCAAACAGACGGTCTATCGCGTCGGCTCCAACGCCCCTGTGGTGGCTGCCCTGCTCGAGGCCGTGGAACGTGGCAAGCAGGTCGCCGTACTGGTGGAACTGAAAGCCCGCTTCGACGAAGAATCCAACATCGGCTGGGCGCGCGCGCTGGAGCAAGCAGGCGTACACGTCGTCTATGGCTTGGTCGGCTTGAAGACGCACTGCAAGACCACCATGGTCGTCCACAAGGAAGGGGAGGGCATCCGCCGCTATCTGCATCTTGCCACAGGCAACTACAATGCCGTCACCTCGCGCATCTACGAGGACTTCGGTATGTTCACCTGCGACGAGGACATGGGCGCCGATGCCACCGACCTGTTTAACTATCTCACGGGCTATTCAACAAAACAGAGTTACCGCAAACTGCTGGTCGCACCCGTCAACTTGCGCGAGAATATCGAAGCGCTCATCAAACGCGAGATCGAACACGCTCGCGCCGGTCAAAACGCCCGCCTCATCTTCAAGATGAACTCCCTCGTGGACAAGGGCATGATCCAACTCCTATATGAAGCCTCGCAGGCGGGCGTCAAAGCGGATTTGCTCGTGCGCGGGATGTGCTGCCTGCGTCCCGGTATCAAGGGCGTGAGCGAGAACATCCGCGTGATCAGTGTCGTGGGACGTTATCTCGAACACAGCCGTTTGTATTATTTCCAAAACAATGGAGAAGAGGAAATTTATCTTGGCAGCGCCGACCTTATGCCGCGCAACCTCAACCACCGCGTCGAAGTGGTTTTCCCCGTGGAAGACAAGAAGCACATCCGCTATCTGCGTGCCAAGGTGCTGGAGGTGTATTTCAAAGACAACATCCGCGCGCGCTTCCTCAACGCCGACGGTTCCTATACCCGCGCCGCCCCCAACTCGGACGACAAACCCTTTGACGTGCAATCACACTTGATTGGGAATTAG
- a CDS encoding ATP-binding protein — protein MNSFPWIIVIPLLLLAGWFAWQYNDLKRRVNQYAKMIRTQPEDLPTDLKKLENLSNAITSLQTSFNLQISSLNNQTTRLSTVLEQLTDGVLIATSNGQVQFANPAARKLFDVKDPTSRSVAQVLRDHQLIEAWQRCQQTRKTQTESVELPARRKFLQLFVIPDTHEGGSLLLVQDLTHVRRLETVRRDFISNVSHELRTPLASLKALTETLQDGALTDPEAGPRFLGRMSTEVDALTQMAQELLDLSRIESGQVELVFAPLSPRQLLSAAAERMKMQAERAGLKLIAVCDDHVPAVRADGSRLEQVLVNLIHNSVKYTKPGGEITLEAEAVSGAVRFAVRDSGAGIPAESLSRIFERFYRVDSSRSGSGTGLGLSISKHIVEAHNGKIWAESAEGRGSIFYFLIPNQV, from the coding sequence ATGAATTCATTTCCATGGATTATCGTCATTCCTTTACTTCTTCTGGCCGGGTGGTTTGCCTGGCAATATAATGACTTGAAGAGGCGTGTCAACCAATACGCAAAAATGATACGCACGCAGCCCGAAGACCTTCCAACCGATTTGAAAAAATTGGAAAACCTCTCCAACGCAATCACCTCCCTGCAAACCAGCTTCAACCTCCAAATTTCAAGCCTGAACAATCAAACCACCCGTCTTTCCACTGTTCTCGAGCAATTGACCGACGGCGTGCTGATCGCCACATCCAATGGACAGGTGCAATTTGCCAACCCGGCGGCGCGCAAACTGTTTGATGTAAAGGACCCGACCAGCCGCAGCGTTGCACAAGTACTTCGCGATCACCAGCTGATCGAGGCATGGCAGCGCTGCCAGCAGACCCGCAAGACACAAACCGAATCGGTGGAACTCCCGGCACGGCGGAAATTCCTGCAGCTGTTCGTCATCCCGGATACACACGAGGGCGGCAGCCTTCTGCTCGTGCAGGATCTGACCCACGTCCGCAGGCTCGAAACCGTGCGGCGCGATTTCATCTCCAACGTCTCACACGAATTACGAACCCCGCTCGCCTCCCTAAAAGCGCTCACCGAGACGTTACAAGACGGCGCACTTACGGACCCTGAGGCTGGTCCTCGTTTTCTGGGCAGAATGTCCACGGAGGTGGATGCGCTCACGCAGATGGCGCAGGAACTGCTCGACCTTTCACGCATCGAGTCGGGGCAGGTGGAACTGGTCTTCGCGCCGCTTTCTCCAAGGCAGTTGTTGTCCGCTGCGGCGGAGAGAATGAAAATGCAGGCCGAACGCGCAGGATTGAAACTGATTGCCGTGTGTGATGACCATGTACCCGCTGTCCGCGCGGACGGTTCCCGTCTGGAGCAGGTGCTGGTAAACCTGATACACAATTCGGTGAAGTACACAAAGCCGGGCGGGGAGATAACCCTCGAAGCAGAAGCAGTCAGCGGCGCGGTTCGATTCGCGGTGCGGGATAGCGGCGCCGGCATCCCTGCGGAAAGTCTATCGCGCATCTTCGAGCGCTTTTATCGAGTCGATTCATCCCGCAGCGGTTCAGGCACAGGCCTGGGTCTGTCCATTTCAAAACATATCGTGGAAGCGCATAATGGGAAAATCTGGGCGGAAAGCGCGGAAGGCCGCGGCAGTATCTTTTATTTCCTAATTCCCAATCAAGTGTGA
- the sixA gene encoding phosphohistidine phosphatase SixA: MELYLIRHAIAEDEAPSGDDSQRALTEKGAKKMRQIAKALRTLGAKFDLILSSPYVRAKETAEILADVFKIKKKLEFSDHLAPMADPNPLIAEINEKYSVDSIALVGHEPYLSRLVSMLVAEGAAVDITFKKGGVCRLSTDDLHHTRSATLEWLLSPGVLVEIANK, encoded by the coding sequence ATGGAACTGTATCTCATCCGTCATGCCATTGCCGAAGATGAAGCCCCGTCGGGCGACGACAGCCAGCGCGCGCTGACCGAAAAGGGCGCGAAGAAAATGCGCCAGATCGCTAAAGCTCTACGGACGCTCGGAGCGAAGTTCGACCTCATCCTGTCCAGTCCCTACGTCCGCGCGAAAGAGACGGCGGAGATTCTGGCGGATGTGTTCAAGATCAAGAAAAAACTTGAGTTCAGCGACCATCTCGCCCCCATGGCGGACCCGAACCCCCTCATCGCCGAGATCAACGAAAAATACAGTGTGGACAGTATCGCCCTCGTCGGGCATGAACCGTATCTGTCCAGGCTGGTCAGCATGTTGGTCGCCGAAGGCGCGGCGGTGGACATCACTTTCAAAAAAGGCGGCGTCTGCCGTCTCTCCACCGACGACCTGCATCACACCCGCAGCGCCACCCTTGAATGGCTGCTCAGCCCTGGCGTGCTGGTGGAAATAGCAAATAAATGA
- a CDS encoding CHAD domain-containing protein: MDAKALLLNALDTRWKKYRSELKLCRAEFSEEAVHDVRVAARRLLAFFDLLRSVLHHARIQTIRRALKNQLAELDDLRDAQVLLADISEYIHEVPDLEVFREYLEKKERKYLRAARTMVASHKAGNLSERVEKARIMITELPGEELAEQLLEAADEAYARVLRLYGAVDAERVATIHKLRIAFKRFRYTVEVLHPLLETFLLDNFERMHTYQTMMGDIQDMEVALDGLSELMDTLQKPDPESPRSLWELDKAKALSIHEHYASRFRNVLLAYLEDKGEVLTFWRPAPEGSFPWEK; encoded by the coding sequence ATGGACGCCAAAGCCCTGCTGTTGAACGCGCTGGATACGCGCTGGAAGAAATACCGCTCGGAATTGAAACTCTGCCGCGCGGAGTTTTCAGAGGAGGCGGTTCACGACGTGCGTGTGGCTGCTCGGCGTTTGCTGGCATTCTTCGACCTCCTGAGATCGGTCTTGCACCATGCGCGGATTCAGACCATCCGCCGCGCGTTGAAGAACCAACTCGCCGAACTCGACGATTTGCGCGATGCGCAAGTCCTGCTGGCGGATATCTCCGAATACATCCACGAAGTACCCGACCTGGAGGTGTTCCGCGAGTATTTGGAAAAGAAGGAACGGAAATATTTACGGGCCGCCCGTACGATGGTGGCTTCTCACAAGGCGGGGAATTTGTCCGAGCGGGTGGAAAAAGCGCGTATCATGATAACCGAACTGCCCGGGGAAGAACTGGCGGAGCAACTGCTTGAAGCCGCGGACGAGGCGTATGCGCGGGTCCTCCGCCTGTATGGTGCCGTCGATGCGGAGCGGGTTGCCACCATCCACAAACTGCGGATCGCATTCAAGAGGTTCCGTTATACGGTCGAGGTGCTCCATCCCCTGCTGGAAACGTTTCTGCTCGATAATTTCGAACGGATGCACACCTACCAGACCATGATGGGCGACATTCAGGATATGGAAGTCGCGCTGGATGGTTTGTCGGAATTGATGGACACCCTGCAAAAACCGGATCCGGAAAGCCCACGCTCATTGTGGGAGCTGGACAAAGCAAAGGCGCTTTCCATCCATGAACATTACGCCTCGCGCTTCAGAAACGTCCTGCTGGCATATCTCGAAGACAAAGGCGAAGTATTGACCTTCTGGCGTCCCGCGCCGGAAGGATCTTTCCCCTGGGAGAAGTAA